A stretch of Aspergillus nidulans FGSC A4 chromosome VI DNA encodes these proteins:
- a CDS encoding uncharacterized protein (transcript_id=CADANIAT00009394), which translates to MDPHRVTTHRNSTQLRMILPAFCHLAAQLAIKVGAASY; encoded by the exons ATGGATCCCCATCGCGTCACCACGCACCGGAATAGCACCCAGCTGCGGATGATCCTGCCGGCCTTCTGCCATCTAGCCGCCCAA CTTGCGATCAAGGTTGGTGCTGCATCCTACTAG
- a CDS encoding RNase H1/viroplasmin domain-containing protein (transcript_id=CADANIAT00009395): MSPKNYYAIYKGRVDRPTIVSSWAQAHPRVKEYNGADHEGFDTLEEARNSMQKRGFSEYSEVIKGNQASKTVPRSTERFYAVAYGKSTGVFKDYKDVRKATDYFESACHQRFNTQDEAEEFIEQWRLACSEVWQREIREKLQNGWLLNDLSFNTESILKKEDEGPVLHRR; encoded by the exons ATGTCACCAAAAAACTATTATGCGATCTACAAAGGCCGCGTAGACCGACCTACTATAGTGTCTTCTTG GGCTCAGGCGCACCCTAGGGTTAAGGAATATAACGGCGCGGATCATGAGGGTTTTGATACTCTTGAAGAAGCGCGCAACTCCATGCAGAAAAGGGGTTTCAGCGAGTATAGCGAGGTCATCAAAGGCAATCAAGCTAGTAAGACTGTTCCCCGGTCAACAGAAAGGTTTTATGCGGTAGCGTATGGAAAATCCACTGGGGTATTCAAGGACTACAA AGATGTCAGGAAAGCTACCGATTATTTCGAGTCAGCATGCCATCAGCGGTTCAACAcccaggatgaggctgaggagttcATTGAGCAGTGGAGACTTGCCTGTAGTGAGGTTTGGCAGAGGGAAATAAGAGAAAAACTACAAAATGGATGGTTACTCAACGACCTGAGTTTCAATACTGAGTCGATCctgaagaaggaggatgaag GTCCAGTCCTTCATAGGCGGTAG
- a CDS encoding uncharacterized protein (transcript_id=CADANIAT00009396): MAAMKLAILGTSWPHRREALTAIETATLGSYESIAVPARLARLRLEEDMETVAPTVTGNTYPATTNIFALPDDIIRASDSDSAAAGEMGKARYEQANRLVQILKDYTNTKRST, from the exons ATGGCCGCAATGAAGCTCGCCATATTGGGAACAAGCTGGCCCCATCGCCGCGAGGCACTGACTGCTATTGAGACTGCCACGTTAGGCTCCTACGAGTCTATAGCTGTACCGGCACGATTAGCCCGCCTCCgcctggaggaggatatggaaacTGTCGCTCCGACTGTAACTGGCAACACGTACCCGGCTACTACCAACATATTTGCCCTGCCCGACGATATTATTCGGGCTTCAGATTCTGACAG CGCGGCCGCAGGAGAGATGGGCAAGGCCCGTTACGAACAAGCGAACAGGCTTGTGCAGATACTCAAAGACTACACAAACACAAAACGCAGTACCTGA